The following proteins come from a genomic window of Verrucomicrobiia bacterium:
- a CDS encoding anibiotic ABC transporter, producing MHGFTGTWRLVRLALRRDRIKLPIIIAVLFFVFMSSVAQTITVYGSSTEQLVLYARTSAPSVVQRVFAGPLDGPNIGAIVLNETFLFLALAIAFMSTLTVVRHTRQNEEFGRSELIESGVVSRHASLIAALVVAVLANLVFAGLATLALLSNDLPTAGSAGTGLAFAATGITFAAIAAVAAQLADSARGANSFSAMAIGTAFLLRAVGDSLGSLKDGGLAIQSAFPTWLSPLGWAQLIHPYTQANWWIFGLFGTLFVITVGLSVAFMAKRDIGLGMIATRPGPARAARSLLSTFGLAIRLQRGILRGWIATIVVLGVTYGLVVKEFQDLLAENEEFQQFIGQLGGDVNDAFLGILISFMAVTVAGYAAQSLLRMRSEEANGQLESVLSGSVGRRQWMLSHIIYIAIGIVTLMLLTALSMGVTFVLASDAAWSKLGEIIIASLVQSAAIFAFAGFAIAVFSFLPRMAVAVVWGGFAACLLVMQLGVLLELPQWIMDLSPFGHLPPMPASDFSTAPVIGLMAAAIILTVLGLTYFNHRDITTT from the coding sequence ATGCATGGGTTTACTGGGACATGGCGACTCGTCAGACTCGCCCTGCGACGTGATCGGATCAAGCTTCCGATCATAATCGCTGTACTGTTCTTTGTTTTCATGTCTTCTGTAGCGCAGACCATCACGGTATACGGAAGCTCTACCGAGCAGTTAGTGCTGTATGCCCGGACATCCGCCCCAAGCGTGGTGCAGCGCGTGTTTGCGGGACCACTGGACGGGCCGAACATTGGTGCCATCGTCCTGAACGAGACCTTTCTGTTCCTTGCCCTGGCTATAGCTTTCATGAGCACCCTCACCGTCGTACGTCACACCCGACAGAACGAAGAGTTCGGCCGTTCAGAACTGATCGAATCAGGTGTCGTCAGCCGACACGCCAGTCTGATCGCCGCCTTGGTTGTGGCCGTCTTGGCCAACCTTGTCTTTGCCGGACTTGCCACCCTTGCTCTGCTGTCCAACGACCTGCCTACTGCCGGTTCTGCTGGCACCGGGCTGGCCTTTGCAGCCACCGGGATCACGTTTGCCGCCATCGCGGCGGTAGCAGCCCAACTGGCTGATAGCGCTCGCGGGGCTAACAGTTTCTCTGCTATGGCTATTGGCACTGCGTTTCTGCTACGCGCTGTTGGTGACAGTCTGGGCAGCCTGAAAGATGGTGGGCTGGCTATCCAGAGCGCTTTTCCAACCTGGTTATCACCTCTTGGCTGGGCCCAGCTGATACATCCCTATACCCAAGCTAACTGGTGGATATTCGGCCTGTTCGGCACGCTATTTGTAATAACGGTCGGCCTGTCTGTGGCTTTTATGGCCAAACGAGACATTGGCCTGGGCATGATAGCCACCCGTCCCGGACCAGCCCGCGCTGCGCGCTCATTGCTCAGTACATTTGGTCTGGCCATACGGCTGCAGCGTGGTATCTTGCGCGGTTGGATTGCCACCATTGTGGTTTTGGGTGTGACCTATGGCCTGGTGGTTAAAGAATTCCAGGACCTTTTGGCAGAAAATGAAGAATTTCAACAATTTATTGGACAGCTTGGGGGTGATGTTAACGATGCTTTCTTGGGCATACTCATCAGCTTTATGGCTGTCACCGTTGCCGGCTACGCCGCGCAGTCGCTGCTGAGGATGCGCAGCGAAGAAGCCAATGGGCAGCTCGAATCTGTCCTGAGCGGCAGTGTTGGTAGGCGCCAATGGATGCTGAGTCACATCATCTACATCGCTATAGGTATAGTCACCCTGATGCTACTGACCGCCCTCAGCATGGGCGTCACATTTGTCCTAGCTTCTGACGCAGCGTGGAGCAAGTTGGGCGAGATCATCATCGCTTCGCTGGTCCAATCGGCCGCTATTTTTGCCTTCGCTGGTTTTGCCATAGCCGTGTTCAGCTTTTTGCCACGCATGGCTGTAGCAGTCGTATGGGGAGGTTTCGCCGCCTGTCTACTGGTCATGCAGTTGGGTGTTCTCTTGGAATTGCCACAATGGATAATGGACCTTTCACCATTTGGCCACCTGCCGCCCATGCCAGCCTCGGACTTCTCTACCGCTCCCGTAATTGGCCTGATGGCTGCCGCTATCATTCTGACCGTACTTGGACTGACCTATTTCAACCACCGCGATATAACTACAACCTAG
- a CDS encoding GtrA family protein, with product MARLKKKQRKELIRITEYMVTGGAYFWSGYLMFFVLDKGLGLNLWWAKLLANVTGWLINYALQRYWVFNNPALAKNQTEVTGRYSIITLVDWVLDYVIVASLQSVGITPYLGQFASSGFFTVWNYLWYKYWVFPEKFTKKTKITVPKVVAHRAHSHHGYLRGK from the coding sequence ATGGCTCGACTCAAAAAGAAACAGCGCAAAGAACTCATCCGTATCACCGAATATATGGTGACCGGCGGGGCGTACTTTTGGTCGGGCTACCTCATGTTCTTTGTGCTGGACAAGGGTTTGGGGCTCAACTTGTGGTGGGCTAAGCTACTGGCCAACGTAACCGGTTGGCTGATCAACTATGCTCTGCAGCGCTACTGGGTATTTAATAATCCGGCCTTGGCTAAAAATCAGACAGAAGTCACGGGGCGTTACAGTATAATTACGCTCGTAGACTGGGTGTTGGACTATGTCATTGTGGCTAGTCTACAGTCTGTCGGCATTACGCCGTATTTGGGCCAGTTTGCGTCGTCCGGTTTCTTCACTGTTTGGAATTATCTATGGTACAAATACTGGGTTTTTCCAGAGAAGTTTACCAAGAAGACTAAGATCACCGTGCCTAAGGTGGTAGCGCACCGGGCACACAGCCACCATGGCTATCTAAGGGGCAAATAA
- a CDS encoding NUDIX hydrolase, whose translation MSKISHDSETPAHGQQVITAVAVIHHVFDGATKILLPKRADTKKFLPSIYELPGGHIDFGEDIIAGLKREIQEELSVTIAIGDPFAAFGYTNHVKGSHSIEVIYFATLVDSPDAIKLHLEDHSSYEWVAKNELHKVISAGKGEDDIEIRNLRKAFDLLEGGQLDFAN comes from the coding sequence ATGAGTAAAATTTCCCATGATAGCGAGACTCCGGCTCACGGCCAGCAAGTCATAACGGCGGTCGCAGTTATTCATCACGTATTTGATGGAGCTACTAAAATACTACTGCCCAAGCGAGCGGATACTAAGAAATTCTTGCCTAGCATCTATGAGCTTCCAGGTGGTCACATAGACTTCGGCGAAGATATTATTGCCGGCCTTAAGCGCGAGATACAAGAAGAGTTAAGCGTGACTATTGCTATTGGTGATCCATTTGCGGCCTTTGGTTACACGAATCACGTAAAGGGTTCACATTCGATCGAGGTTATTTACTTTGCAACCCTGGTTGACTCGCCGGACGCCATCAAGCTTCATCTCGAAGATCACTCATCTTATGAGTGGGTAGCCAAGAACGAATTGCACAAAGTTATATCTGCCGGAAAAGGTGAAGATGATATAGAGATCCGCAATCTTCGTAAAGCCTTTGACCTTCTTGAGGGCGGCCAGCTCGATTTTGCTAATTAG
- a CDS encoding sugar transferase gives MKNNASLVYALILVLGDFLALVAAFTAAYILRVKVDPRPLIEQIPAMTYLHASLTILPLWVLVHGFIGLYSPDVYEKRFSEFGRLLVGSFIGILVVIGYDFVSANELFPARLVPVYALVLGFSFLLLFRTIARIARRTLFKYGIGISNVLLVGNTSASQEMAFAISNTKRTGQHVLGIVGRDVKQFRDFPTFAEAIQDLAEPIHGIIQTELYKDQDRNNEILQYSQQNHVSYRFVPGNTDLFVGNIAVELFAGSLPVIAVHQTALIGWGRIVKRIFDLIAATLILIILSPLFMLVAIAIKLSDPREPVFFRQNRLTRFNREFRVFKFRSIKRGYNCSPEEGFKRMHRLDLLKEFRANGDFLPNDPRISKIGRFTRATSIDELPQLFNVLQGDISLVGPRALVPQELNAYEKKHAILSVKSGMTGLAQISGRKDIDFDERRQLDIYYVQNWSFWNDVVIIIKTFRKIITASSN, from the coding sequence ATGAAAAACAACGCCTCTCTTGTGTATGCACTTATCCTGGTACTCGGCGACTTCTTGGCCCTGGTTGCCGCCTTTACGGCTGCCTACATCTTGCGAGTCAAGGTAGACCCTCGTCCGCTTATCGAACAAATACCGGCCATGACCTACCTGCACGCCTCGTTGACTATCTTGCCACTCTGGGTTTTGGTGCATGGCTTTATCGGCCTGTACAGTCCCGATGTATACGAAAAACGATTCTCTGAATTTGGTCGGTTGTTGGTTGGCTCTTTTATAGGCATCCTGGTGGTTATTGGCTATGACTTTGTAAGCGCCAACGAATTATTCCCAGCTCGATTGGTGCCCGTATACGCCCTGGTGCTCGGGTTTAGTTTTTTGCTGCTTTTCCGCACCATTGCACGCATTGCTCGGCGTACCCTCTTTAAATACGGTATTGGCATCAGCAACGTCCTGTTGGTTGGCAACACCAGCGCCAGCCAGGAAATGGCCTTTGCTATCAGCAACACCAAGCGAACAGGGCAGCATGTCTTGGGTATTGTCGGACGTGACGTCAAACAGTTTCGCGACTTCCCCACCTTTGCCGAAGCTATTCAGGACCTAGCAGAGCCTATTCATGGCATTATTCAGACAGAGCTCTACAAAGACCAGGACAGGAATAACGAGATCTTGCAATACTCCCAGCAAAACCACGTCTCGTACCGCTTTGTCCCCGGCAACACCGACCTGTTTGTGGGCAATATCGCCGTAGAACTGTTTGCCGGCAGCCTGCCAGTGATTGCCGTGCACCAAACTGCCCTGATTGGCTGGGGGCGCATCGTGAAGCGCATTTTTGACCTGATTGCCGCCACACTTATTCTGATCATTTTGTCCCCGCTCTTTATGCTGGTGGCCATTGCTATCAAGCTATCTGACCCTAGGGAACCTGTGTTCTTCCGGCAGAACCGGCTAACACGGTTCAATCGTGAATTCCGGGTTTTCAAGTTTCGCAGTATCAAGCGTGGCTATAACTGCTCGCCCGAAGAAGGGTTCAAGCGCATGCACCGGTTGGACCTACTCAAAGAATTTCGGGCCAATGGCGATTTTCTACCCAACGATCCACGCATATCCAAAATCGGCAGGTTTACGCGTGCCACCAGCATCGACGAACTACCCCAACTATTCAACGTCCTCCAGGGCGATATTAGCCTGGTAGGACCCCGTGCGCTGGTGCCACAAGAACTGAATGCCTACGAAAAGAAACACGCCATCCTGAGCGTCAAATCAGGCATGACAGGCCTGGCCCAAATCTCTGGCCGCAAAGATATCGACTTTGACGAACGGCGACAACTGGACATCTACTACGTGCAAAACTGGAGCTTTTGGAACGACGTGGTTATCATCATCAAGACCTTTCGCAAAATTATTACCGCAAGTAGCAATTAG
- a CDS encoding type II toxin-antitoxin system prevent-host-death family antitoxin encodes MKTVSIHDAKTNLSKYIAAVKRGEDIYIGSHGKPEVKLVVEVPKKPKRKLGVLKGQISKESLTYDKHTDPEWQQMVEDMYNKPIEPHE; translated from the coding sequence ATGAAAACCGTCAGCATCCACGATGCAAAGACCAACCTCAGTAAGTACATCGCCGCAGTCAAGCGTGGCGAGGATATTTATATTGGCAGCCACGGCAAACCAGAAGTTAAGCTAGTGGTAGAAGTACCAAAAAAGCCAAAACGTAAACTTGGCGTCCTGAAGGGACAAATATCCAAAGAATCGCTTACCTACGACAAACATACCGATCCTGAGTGGCAACAAATGGTCGAGGATATGTACAACAAACCCATCGAACCACATGAATAA
- a CDS encoding PIN domain-containing protein, with product MNKLLLDTHALVWLAAGVKLGPQTLRHISEADVVLVSALSIFELRLKAATGKFPEAEVIISSISTMSLEVLNFTEWHTEAYKIFNSLNKDPYDNALVSVAIAESVPLVTADRVILSLKIKGLRSVSASA from the coding sequence ATGAATAAACTACTCCTTGATACTCATGCACTTGTTTGGCTTGCGGCCGGCGTAAAGCTCGGCCCTCAGACTTTGCGCCACATAAGCGAGGCAGACGTAGTCCTCGTATCGGCGCTAAGTATCTTTGAGCTTCGCCTAAAAGCCGCAACAGGCAAGTTCCCAGAAGCCGAAGTTATCATCTCGAGCATATCGACCATGAGCCTGGAAGTATTGAACTTTACCGAGTGGCATACAGAGGCCTATAAAATATTTAACTCTCTGAATAAGGATCCTTACGACAATGCACTTGTCAGCGTTGCTATTGCTGAATCAGTGCCACTCGTCACCGCAGATAGAGTTATCCTGTCATTAAAGATTAAAGGACTGCGAAGTGTCAGTGCCAGCGCCTAA
- a CDS encoding glycosyltransferase has translation MPAPKVAIVCDWLVGIGGAELVVLEVHKMFPNAPIYTSQYDPQKLDWFVDANIRTGWLQKLPIGLKKFLPVLRAWYFSHLDLSGYDMVVSINFGAESKAIKTGPNTTHICYCNAPTHYYWSRYEDYIKHPGFGVFDPLARLGLKLLVGPMRRWDFKAAQRPDHMIANSSHIQKEIKKYYHRDSEIIHPPVDTERFGKSKSTPRSGFVITGRHTPYKKIDLAVQACTKLNLPLTVIGDGPEHQKLVDMAGPTITFAGQLPHDEVPTYLASATAFIFPNLDDFGIAPVEAMAAGTPVIAYKAGGTLDYVVPGKSGEFFTPQTAEALQKTLARFKPTKYSSGDIKTHARAFSQVNFQKSLSKYIKNVLQD, from the coding sequence GTGCCAGCGCCTAAAGTTGCCATTGTCTGCGACTGGCTGGTTGGGATTGGTGGTGCCGAGCTGGTGGTGTTGGAAGTACACAAGATGTTCCCCAATGCCCCTATTTACACCTCACAGTACGACCCCCAAAAGCTGGACTGGTTTGTCGATGCCAATATTCGGACGGGGTGGCTACAAAAGCTGCCTATTGGTCTAAAGAAATTCCTGCCGGTGCTGCGGGCCTGGTACTTTAGCCACCTGGACCTGAGCGGCTATGACATGGTAGTTAGCATCAATTTTGGCGCAGAGTCCAAGGCCATAAAGACCGGACCCAACACCACACACATCTGCTACTGCAATGCCCCTACGCATTATTACTGGAGCCGTTACGAAGACTACATAAAACACCCCGGCTTTGGGGTATTTGACCCGCTAGCCCGCCTGGGCCTGAAGCTCTTGGTTGGACCCATGCGGCGCTGGGACTTCAAAGCCGCGCAAAGGCCAGACCACATGATCGCCAACTCCAGCCACATTCAAAAAGAGATCAAAAAGTACTACCACCGCGACTCCGAGATCATTCACCCACCCGTAGACACCGAGCGCTTTGGCAAGTCCAAATCCACCCCACGCTCAGGCTTTGTCATTACCGGGCGACACACACCCTACAAAAAAATAGATCTGGCCGTCCAGGCCTGTACCAAGTTGAATCTGCCGCTAACCGTCATTGGCGATGGCCCCGAGCACCAAAAGCTCGTAGACATGGCAGGACCCACCATCACGTTTGCCGGCCAACTGCCGCATGACGAGGTGCCTACCTACTTGGCCAGCGCCACAGCCTTTATTTTTCCCAACCTGGATGATTTTGGCATTGCACCGGTAGAGGCCATGGCCGCCGGGACGCCCGTAATTGCCTATAAGGCCGGCGGTACCTTGGATTACGTGGTGCCGGGCAAGTCCGGCGAGTTCTTTACGCCCCAAACGGCCGAGGCGCTCCAAAAAACATTAGCGCGTTTCAAACCTACCAAATATTCATCTGGTGATATAAAAACCCATGCCCGAGCGTTCTCGCAAGTAAACTTTCAAAAAAGTTTGTCAAAATATATAAAAAACGTATTGCAAGACTGA
- a CDS encoding VCBS repeat-containing protein, translated as MSETTQAKHPVLRFLVAFFALMAGTLGITTATVVQSASPAAATDNNESVQVGMLFGGKWAYNANVNPDANGNYSDSTSSHPTVHSTDADTGYLWGDWATDLYAGTGTEVKLKLSNPSGVLSLSWGSGSAPCTGQVARVINVSVDSVGVGSIYFTHLTDAASTATAPTNGMVVGKVATAGCNPGPHVHFELKNSNNRACYQSWGNPGASLAEGAVLGWLGANNAGIRQTCSGTQPGTQTSGTSGNARLVGDVNGDGKADAVVMYRSPGNAYVALSDYPQTTTFVNQGAWAIGHSPDADRYMLGDVNGDGWDDLVAFYSASGRWTVSLSSSSGFWPPTDWAASQGQGTVAQWVADVDDDDKADAITFDGTVNGDWRVSLSDGNGFVGPPTLWRTGHGVNSTTQAVADFNGDSKADAGIYVAGSESWYVGLSAYPGSTTLGTPGQWSYMQGSGRKMVGDINGGGKADTAYYYADVGHIDASLSTGTGFAANGAWAHGHGLNPTEQYLADVTGDDKADFIFFDAAATNGDWYVSISSGTGFYSPTQWIHGHGAGS; from the coding sequence TTGTCCGAGACGACACAGGCGAAGCATCCCGTGCTTCGTTTTTTGGTGGCGTTCTTTGCCCTCATGGCTGGAACGCTGGGGATCACAACTGCCACCGTGGTTCAGTCGGCTTCGCCGGCTGCTGCCACCGACAACAATGAAAGTGTCCAGGTTGGAATGCTGTTTGGGGGTAAGTGGGCATACAATGCTAACGTTAACCCGGATGCCAACGGCAACTACAGCGACTCGACTTCCAGTCACCCAACCGTGCACTCAACCGATGCGGACACGGGGTATCTCTGGGGAGATTGGGCAACCGATCTGTATGCTGGGACCGGCACTGAGGTCAAGCTGAAGCTCAGCAATCCCTCGGGTGTGCTGAGCCTCTCCTGGGGCTCAGGGTCCGCGCCTTGCACGGGTCAAGTTGCCCGCGTCATCAATGTGAGCGTTGACAGTGTGGGCGTAGGAAGTATCTACTTCACTCACTTGACCGACGCAGCCTCTACGGCGACCGCACCAACGAATGGCATGGTGGTGGGCAAGGTTGCCACAGCAGGGTGCAACCCTGGCCCGCACGTTCACTTCGAGCTGAAGAACTCAAACAATCGTGCCTGCTATCAGAGCTGGGGCAACCCCGGGGCTTCTCTGGCCGAGGGCGCGGTACTTGGGTGGCTTGGTGCCAACAATGCCGGGATTCGGCAGACCTGTAGCGGTACGCAGCCCGGGACACAAACAAGTGGTACATCGGGTAATGCTCGCCTCGTCGGCGATGTGAACGGTGATGGCAAGGCAGACGCTGTGGTGATGTATAGGAGTCCCGGTAACGCCTATGTGGCACTCTCGGATTACCCTCAGACGACAACGTTTGTCAATCAAGGCGCATGGGCAATCGGTCACTCACCGGATGCTGATCGCTACATGCTCGGTGACGTCAATGGTGACGGCTGGGATGACTTGGTGGCTTTCTACTCGGCGAGTGGAAGGTGGACAGTAAGTCTGTCGTCAAGTTCAGGCTTCTGGCCACCGACTGATTGGGCAGCCAGCCAGGGTCAGGGCACTGTCGCTCAGTGGGTTGCTGATGTCGACGATGACGACAAGGCCGATGCCATCACTTTTGACGGGACGGTCAATGGTGATTGGCGAGTGTCGCTTTCGGATGGCAATGGTTTCGTTGGGCCGCCCACACTGTGGCGCACTGGGCATGGAGTGAACTCGACGACACAGGCAGTTGCCGATTTCAATGGCGACAGCAAAGCGGATGCTGGGATCTATGTGGCAGGCAGCGAAAGCTGGTATGTCGGGCTCTCGGCATATCCCGGCAGCACGACGCTCGGTACTCCTGGCCAGTGGTCTTACATGCAGGGATCAGGCAGGAAGATGGTTGGTGACATCAACGGCGGTGGCAAAGCCGACACTGCGTACTACTATGCGGACGTCGGACATATCGATGCCTCACTCTCGACCGGTACGGGCTTTGCTGCCAACGGTGCATGGGCACACGGCCACGGTTTGAACCCAACGGAGCAATACCTGGCCGACGTGACTGGCGACGACAAGGCTGACTTCATCTTCTTCGATGCCGCTGCGACAAACGGAGACTGGTATGTGTCAATCTCAAGCGGCACCGGGTTCTACTCACCCACCCAGTGGATCCACGGGCACGGGGCTGGTTCGTAA
- a CDS encoding HAD-IIB family hydrolase produces the protein MKKAIAFDLDGTLADSKSPVEDRVSELLGQLLEKFHVCVISGGKFGQFEKQLLSNLKVAPDKLEKLHLMPTCGTRYYHFDAGRGEWEQVYAEDFTESEKKKIIAALNKGFDDLGLREKEVYGETVEDRGSQVTFSVLGQDIVDELGKEGVRRKEEWDPDNSKKQKVRDYVAPLIPDFEVRVGGVTSIDVTKLGIDKAYGMKKLMGVLDISKDDILFLGDRLQEGGNDYPVKAMGIDSLEVSRWQDTALAIGVLVHVA, from the coding sequence ATGAAGAAAGCAATTGCGTTCGACCTGGACGGTACCTTAGCAGACAGCAAATCGCCCGTAGAAGACCGGGTCAGCGAACTACTCGGCCAACTACTCGAGAAGTTTCATGTATGCGTTATCTCTGGCGGTAAATTTGGCCAGTTCGAAAAGCAACTGTTGTCCAACCTAAAGGTTGCGCCAGACAAGCTAGAGAAACTACACCTCATGCCCACCTGCGGCACCCGGTACTATCACTTTGACGCTGGTAGGGGTGAGTGGGAGCAGGTTTATGCCGAAGACTTTACCGAATCAGAAAAGAAAAAGATTATTGCTGCACTCAACAAAGGTTTTGATGACCTGGGCCTGCGCGAAAAAGAAGTTTACGGCGAAACCGTTGAAGATCGTGGTAGCCAGGTAACCTTTTCGGTTTTGGGACAAGACATTGTGGACGAACTTGGTAAAGAAGGCGTACGTCGCAAAGAAGAATGGGATCCTGATAATTCCAAGAAACAAAAAGTACGAGACTATGTGGCCCCTTTGATCCCAGATTTTGAGGTCCGCGTTGGTGGCGTTACCTCTATAGACGTTACGAAATTGGGCATAGACAAAGCCTATGGCATGAAAAAACTCATGGGTGTGCTGGATATCTCCAAAGACGACATTTTGTTTTTGGGCGATCGTTTGCAAGAGGGCGGCAACGACTACCCGGTGAAAGCTATGGGAATTGACTCTCTGGAAGTATCACGGTGGCAAGACACCGCATTGGCGATAGGGGTACTAGTGCATGTCGCTTAA
- a CDS encoding mannose-1-phosphate guanylyltransferase encodes MIVVIIAGGSGTRLWPLSTPTYPKHLLKIDGDKRSLLQHTYDRAKKLTDSVYVVPDISHVEHVKEQLSELPEDAFVTEPGRRGTANCIVAALAHITDKHDANEPIAFIASDHYIRDTDGFASSFQVAAEASEKAKRIVLVGVEPDHPATGFGYIQKDGLYDAEAVVFDVHSFKEKPEYAVAQQYVQSGNYLWNCSYFIGSLETFQDKMKKHAPGMLENYQKLLAAKNPEEYAEIYLSFKNDTIDYALMEHLDDLLVVPAAFDWMDLGSYSDLHKAVVSNEQGNHIFGPGVELEGVENSFVQNFEEKPVAVVGLDNVVVINTKDGILVARKDQAQKIGEVSKRISKK; translated from the coding sequence ATGATTGTTGTTATCATCGCCGGCGGATCAGGTACGCGACTGTGGCCGCTATCTACGCCGACCTATCCAAAGCACTTATTAAAGATCGACGGCGACAAGCGGAGTCTGCTGCAACACACCTATGATCGGGCCAAGAAGCTGACCGATAGTGTGTATGTTGTACCGGATATCAGCCATGTAGAACACGTAAAAGAGCAACTGAGCGAACTGCCAGAAGACGCTTTTGTAACGGAGCCGGGCCGCCGGGGAACGGCCAACTGTATTGTGGCCGCCCTGGCACATATCACTGACAAGCATGACGCCAATGAGCCAATTGCCTTTATTGCGTCCGACCATTACATCCGCGATACGGATGGGTTTGCCAGTAGCTTCCAGGTTGCCGCCGAGGCCTCTGAGAAGGCCAAGCGAATTGTGCTGGTGGGGGTTGAGCCTGATCATCCCGCAACAGGCTTTGGTTATATTCAGAAGGACGGGCTGTATGACGCAGAGGCTGTCGTGTTTGACGTGCACTCCTTCAAGGAAAAGCCAGAATACGCAGTTGCCCAGCAGTATGTCCAGAGCGGAAACTATCTATGGAACTGCAGCTACTTTATAGGATCGCTCGAGACGTTCCAGGACAAGATGAAAAAGCACGCCCCTGGTATGCTCGAGAATTACCAAAAGCTGTTGGCTGCCAAAAATCCCGAAGAATACGCAGAGATCTACCTGTCGTTCAAGAACGACACTATCGACTACGCGCTCATGGAGCACCTGGACGATCTGCTAGTAGTACCTGCGGCCTTTGATTGGATGGACCTGGGGTCATATAGCGACTTGCACAAGGCGGTGGTCAGCAACGAACAAGGCAACCATATCTTTGGGCCGGGCGTAGAACTAGAGGGGGTAGAAAACTCTTTTGTTCAGAACTTCGAAGAAAAGCCGGTGGCTGTCGTGGGACTAGATAACGTAGTGGTCATAAACACCAAAGACGGTATATTGGTGGCCCGCAAGGATCAGGCCCAAAAAATCGGTGAAGTAAGTAAGCGAATCAGCAAGAAGTAA
- a CDS encoding glycosyltransferase family 2 protein — MGKNYDLTILVPVYNEEVSLPTILKKIETAELPNAEVVIVNDGSADNSKHIIEKWAKKKDLPFRVRVVHHPKNKGKGAAIQTGLSLSEGRYFVIQDADLEYDPAEIPSLLEVVLESEAPVIYGSRFMGTISDMPRANYYANRFYNILVRSLYGVRITDMHTCYKMIETDLFKELDIQQHGFGYAPEVISKLLRKKVPIVEIPISYTGRTVKEGKKINTRDGWECLTQLVRYRFVNESNLFDRKENI, encoded by the coding sequence ATGGGAAAAAACTACGACCTCACTATTTTAGTGCCGGTTTACAACGAAGAAGTTAGCCTGCCAACTATTTTAAAGAAAATAGAGACTGCTGAGTTGCCAAACGCCGAGGTAGTTATCGTCAACGACGGCTCGGCCGACAACAGCAAACACATCATCGAAAAATGGGCCAAGAAAAAAGACCTGCCCTTCAGGGTGCGGGTAGTCCACCACCCCAAGAACAAAGGCAAAGGTGCAGCTATTCAGACGGGACTGAGCCTGTCCGAAGGCAGGTACTTTGTCATCCAAGACGCCGATCTAGAGTATGATCCCGCAGAAATCCCCAGCCTGCTCGAGGTTGTCCTGGAGAGCGAGGCACCGGTTATCTACGGCTCACGCTTTATGGGTACCATCAGTGACATGCCCAGAGCCAACTACTATGCCAATCGCTTTTATAACATTTTGGTACGCAGTCTCTACGGGGTCCGCATAACCGACATGCACACCTGCTACAAAATGATAGAAACCGACCTATTCAAGGAGTTGGACATTCAACAGCACGGCTTTGGCTATGCTCCAGAAGTTATCTCTAAATTGCTGCGCAAGAAGGTGCCTATCGTGGAAATACCTATCAGCTACACGGGCCGAACGGTCAAAGAAGGCAAAAAGATAAACACCCGCGATGGCTGGGAGTGCCTGACTCAGCTGGTAAGATATAGGTTCGTAAACGAAAGCAACTTGTTTGATCGTAAAGAAAATATTTGA
- a CDS encoding GtrA family protein encodes MIVKKIFDQFVVFSTKTQVGRFLVVGSGAFLVNVVLLYLFHGVMGIPILPAQILGAEGTIIFSFYLHHYWTYRQYSEKPLWLRFIEFNGSALGGSLISTLSVLICTQLLHVHYLAGLSIGAVLATSWNYFSNQYFIWTKGRKQQVEYAED; translated from the coding sequence TTGATCGTAAAGAAAATATTTGACCAGTTTGTAGTGTTCAGCACTAAGACCCAAGTGGGTCGTTTTTTGGTAGTGGGCTCCGGAGCCTTTCTGGTCAATGTCGTGCTGCTGTATCTCTTTCATGGCGTTATGGGAATACCCATTTTGCCTGCCCAGATCTTGGGCGCCGAGGGTACTATTATTTTTAGTTTCTACCTGCACCATTACTGGACATATCGTCAATACAGCGAAAAACCCCTGTGGCTTCGGTTTATCGAATTCAACGGCAGTGCCCTGGGCGGTTCGCTCATCTCTACCCTGTCGGTTCTTATCTGCACACAGCTGCTGCATGTTCACTACCTTGCCGGCCTGTCCATAGGGGCGGTCTTGGCTACATCGTGGAATTACTTCTCTAACCAGTATTTCATTTGGACAAAGGGCAGGAAGCAACAGGTGGAGTATGCAGAAGACTAA